One window of Ignavibacteria bacterium genomic DNA carries:
- the greA gene encoding transcription elongation factor GreA, giving the protein MKEGNNGVVYLTREKFHEMEKELERMKKVVRPELAQKVASARSYGDLSENAEYDAAKEEQQMFEDRIVQLELTLSRSRIIAAKDLPNDKVYILSKVKLREKKRGRELEYTLVSQEESDFENHKISVTSPIGKALLGKKKGDSVKVLVPAGTMEYIILNISR; this is encoded by the coding sequence ATGAAAGAAGGCAACAACGGCGTCGTCTATTTAACACGTGAAAAATTTCATGAAATGGAAAAAGAACTCGAGCGAATGAAAAAAGTTGTACGACCAGAACTTGCACAAAAAGTTGCATCTGCTCGCTCCTATGGCGATTTAAGCGAAAACGCCGAATATGACGCAGCAAAAGAAGAGCAACAAATGTTCGAAGACCGTATTGTACAACTTGAACTCACGCTTTCTCGATCGCGTATCATCGCTGCAAAAGACCTTCCGAATGATAAAGTGTATATACTTTCTAAAGTAAAACTCAGAGAAAAAAAACGTGGACGAGAACTAGAATATACATTGGTATCGCAAGAAGAATCTGATTTTGAAAATCATAAGATATCTGTTACTTCGCCAATTGGTAAAGCGCTTTTAGGAAAAAAGAAAGGTGATTCCGTTAAAGTTCTTGTTCCCGCAGGTACAATGGAATATATTATTTTAAATATTTCTCGATAG